The genomic window TGCCGGTGGGGATGTTCAAAGAGGCGATGTCCGCGTCGGAGATGCCGTCGAGGTGCTTGACCAGGGCGCGCAGGGAGTTGCCGTGGGCGGCGACCAGGACGGTGCGGCCGGTCAGCAGGTCGGGGACGATGCCGTCGTACCAGTAGGGGAGCATCCGGACGACGACGTCCTTGAGGCACTCGGTGCGGGGGCGCAGCTCCGGCGGGATCGTCGCGTAGCGCGGGTCGTCGCTCTGGGAGAATTCGGCGCCGTCCGGGAGGGGGGGCGGCGGGGTGTCGTAGGAGCGGCGCCACAGCATGAACTGCTCCTCGCCGAACTCGGCGAGGGTCTGGGCCTTGTCCTTGCCCTGGAGGGCGCCGTAGTGGCGCTCGTTGAGGCGCCAGGTGCGGTGCACCGGGATCCAGTGGCGGTCGGCGGCCTCCAGCGCGAGCTGGGCGGTGCGGATCGCGCGCTTCTGGAGCGAGGTGTGCACGACGTCGGGGAGCAGCCCGGCGTCCTTGAGCAACTCGCCGCCGCGCACCGCCTCCTTCTCGCCCTTGTCGTTGAGGTTCACGTCCACCCAGCCGGTGAACAGGTTCTTCGCGTTCCACTCGCTCTCGCCGTGGCGGAGCAGGATCAGCTTGTACGCAGCAGCAGCCATGCGTCCGAGCCTAATCGAAATGCCGTGGCACCTCGCGACCGCCCTCGGTAACATGCGCTGAGCATCAGAGCCTGTTACCGAGTGGCAGGGTGAACCGAGGGAGAACCGGTGGCGGCGATCAGCCGAGCGGTACGTGAAACGACCGGCGGTCTGCCCCGGCAGTTCTGGTGGCTGTGGACGAGCACGCTGGTCAACCGGCTCGGCGGCTTCGTCGTCACCTTCCTCGCGCTCTACCTCACCGTCCAGCGCGGCTACTCCGCCGCCTACGCGGGCCTGGTCGCCGCCCTGTTCGGGCTCGGCGGGGCCGCGGGCGCGGTGCTCGGCGGGGTGCTCGCCGACCGGGTCGGGCGCCGCGCGACGCTGCTGGTCGCGCAGATCGGCGCTGCCGTCACCACCGCGGTGCTCGGCTTCGTCACCGGGCCGGTCGCCATCGCCGCCGTCGCCACGCTGGTCGGGCTGACCGGCAACGCGTCCCGGCCCGCGCTGTCAGCGATGATCGCCGACCTGGTGCCGGCCGCGGACCGGGTCCGCGCCTTCTCCCTCAACTACTGGGCGATCAACATCGGCTTCGGCGTCTCGGCCGCCGCCGCCGGCTTCATCGCCGCCGAGGGCTACCTGTGGCTCTTCCTCGGTGATGCCTTCACCACCGTGCTGTGCGCGCTGGTCGTCTACGTCAAGGCGCCGGAGACCAAGCCGGCCGAGGTGGTGCACCAGCAGGTGGGGGGCCCGGCGCTGAAGGCGGCAGCCGGCCGGGAGCGTACCGGCATCACCCTGCTTGACGTCATGCGCGACCGGCGCTTCATGGCGCTGGCCGGGCTGACCTTCCTGTTCGCCACGGTGATGCAGCAGGCCACCTCCACGCTGGCCGTCGACATGGGGCAGCACGGCCTGAGCGCGCGGCAGTTCGGGCTGGTCGCCGCGGTCAACGGCGTGGTGATCGTCGTGCTCCAGATGCCCGTCACCCGGGCGCTGCGCAGCCGGAGCAGCGGCGCCCTGCTCGCCGCCGGCTCGCTGGTGCTTGCCTGGGGCATCGGGCTCACCGTCTTCGCGACCTCAGTTGCCGTCTACGCGGTGACCGTCGTCATCTGGACGCTGGGCGAGATCGTGCACGCGCCCGCCTCGATGTCGGTCGTCGCCGACCTCGCACCGGCGCACGCGCGCGGGCGCTACCAGGGGATGTTCACCCTCGCCTGGTCCGCCGCCGCCTTCGCCGGGCCGCTGGCCGGCGGCCTGACGCTGCAGTATCTGGGGCGCGACACCGTCTGGCTCGGCTGCGCCGGCCTCGGCACGGTGGCCGCCGCCGGCTACTACCTGCTGCTCCGGCCGCGTACGGCGCTGCCGCGGCCGTCCGTCGTCGTCGACGTCGCGCGCGACCTGCCCGTGGGGTGAGCGGAACGCCGAGCTGACGCCGGGCTGACGCGGGGACCCCGGGCGGGGGACGGCCGGAGGCCGGGCGGGCGCCGAGCCGACGCGACCCGCGCCGTCGGGGCGGCTGGCCCGACGGACCCGCCGTCCGGGCGACCGAGTCGACGGACCCGCCGCCGTCCGGGCGTCCGCCCCGACGGGCCCCCTCAGGGCAGCAGCCGGCGCTGAGCCTCGTACAGGTTCCGCGGCTCGCCGCCAGGCGTCCCGTACGACTCCAGGCGCGAGTCGAGCGGCCCGTCGAAGTCGGGGACGTCGATCTGGTCCGACGGGGGTGACCGTGGAGACGGCGACGGTCGCGCTGCGCGGCGCCGCGTCGTCGATGCGGACGCAGTTGGCCCGGCCGTTGGTGACGGTGACGTTCCAGTGGGCGAAGCGGGCGCCGTAGAGAGGGCCGGCGGAGTCGTCGCCGCCGTGCCGGCCGTCGTTGGCGACGGTGATCTCGGTGCGGACGCAGGCGAAGGGCATGCCCCGGTGGGTGTCGAAGGTGCCCACCGCCATCCGGCCGCGGGACCAGACGTTGTACGAGGACAGGCCCTCGACGTTGATCCCGTGCAGCTGGGTGCCGTCCGGCGCGTCGGCCACTCGTAGAGGAGGTAGGAGAGCAGCTTGGTCTTGTAGGACCAGTCGTACGCGGCGGCGCCCTCGATGTCGCCCGCGATGTGGGCGAGCAGCCCGTGCCCGGGGTCGTCGGCGTACCGCACCAGGACGCGGTCGCCGGGCCGCAGCCGGGCAGGGTCGTCCACGCTGACGCTGTGGCCGCCCTGCGGGGTCTCGGCGGTGATACGGGCCAGCTCGGTGAACTCGTCGCGGCTGTTGCCGGTCCAGCCCTCGAAGGGCCAGAGCCTGGTACGGATCGCGTCGGTGAGGGCGCGGTAGCGGTCGGCGGGGCACATCCAGACCAGGCCGCCGGCCCAGGACCAGGACGACTTGTCGCCGCCGTAGCGGCTGCCGTAGGGGCCGATCAGGTCGGTGAGCGACGCGGTGGCGTGGAGGGTGGTCGCGCCGCTGCCGGCGCCGCGCAGGGTGGTGTTGCTCCAGCCGAGGGTGATGACGTCGTCGATGCGGTAGGTGCCGGGCGGCAGCAGGACGGTGCCGCCGCCGGACTCGCCGACCTCGCCCAGCGCCCGGTTGATGGCGGGGGCGGAGTCGGCGCTGCCGTCGGGGCGGGCGCCGTAGTGCACGGCGTTGGCGCGGGCCGGGTGCCGGGGGAAGCAGGGGTTGCCGCCCTGGTAGCCGGCGAGGGCGACGTAGGGGATCTGCGGGTGGGCGTATGGGGCGGCGCGGAACTCCGCCCACAGGCCCGCCGGTTGGACGGCCACCGCCGCGGGCCCGCGCGCGACGGCCGCCTGATCCGCCGCCGCCGCTCCCGCGGCAACGACCGCCCCGGCTCGGGGCGCACCAGCCGCCTGCTCCACCGCCCCGCCCGCCCCCGGCGCCGAGCCCACCCGACCGCTGCCGCGCGCCGGCCCTCCGCGACTGACCACCGCCACCCCACCCTTCCACGCATCGTGTATCACATATCTGAGCGACATTCAGATGCGCGACGGACCCGAGCGTGCCACGGCCCCCGATCCACTGGGAAGACCCGGGACCGCGGCAAACCGCTGCGTCAGTCGTCCTCGCTGATCAGATGCGTGAACGCGTCCAGATTCCGGGTGGACTCGCCGCGCGACACCCGCCACGCGTACTCCCGGCGGATCGAGGAGGCGAAGCCGAGTTCGAGCAGCGCGTTGAACGACCCGTCGGCGTTCTCCACCACCGCGCCGAGCAGCCGGTCGACCTCCTCCGGGGTGACCGCGGCCAGCGGCAGGCGGCCGCTCAGGTAGACGTCGCCCAGGTGGTCGATGCCGTAGGCGACGCCGTACAGCCGCAGGTTGCGCTCCAGCAGCCAGCGGTAGAAGGCCTCGTGGTTCTCGTCGGGGCGGCGGACGACGAAGGCGTTCAGCGACAGGGTGTGGCGGCCGACGATCAGCTGGCAGGTGGTGGACAGCTTGCGGGTGCCTGGCAGTTGGGTGACGTACGTGCCGGGGCGCGGCGACTCGCAGGGCAGCTCCGACTCGCGCAGCACCTGCTCGACGACACGGCCGGCCGCGGCCGCGGGGTCGGACTCCTGCGCCCCTGCGGGACCTGCGTGCTCAGCCATGCGCCGATCGTAGGCGACGGCGGTGCTCGAACTGCGCTGCCGCGTACACCTCGGCGGTGTCCGCCGCCGACGCGTCCCAGCCGAAGGCGCGCGCGTGCACGGCGGCCGCGTCGCCCAGCGCGGCGCCGAGCTGCGGGTGGTCGACGAAGCGCCGCAGCACCCGGGCGTAGTCGCGCGGGTCGTGGCCGGGGACCAGGAAGCCGGTGCGCCCGTCGCACACCGCGACCGGCAGCCCGCCGACGGCCGCGGCGACCACCGGGGTGCCGCAGGCCTGCGCCTCGATCGCGACCAGGCCGAAGGACTCGCTGTAGGACGGTGTCACCAGCACGGTCGCCGCGCGGTACCACTCGGCCAGCCGCTCCTGGTCCACCGGCGGCTGGAACCGGACGACGTCGGAGACGCCGAGCCTGGCCGCGAGCTTGTGCAGCGCCTCCGGCTTGGCCAGCCCCGTACCGCTCGGGCCGCCGACGATCGGCACGACGAGGCGGTCGCGCAGGGCCGGGTCCTCCTCCAGCAGCAGGGCGACAGCCCGCAGCAGCACGTCGGGGGCCTTCAGCGGCTGTATCCGGCCGGCGAAGAGCGGGATCAGCGCGTCCTGCGGCAGGCCGAGCCCGGCACGTGCGGCGGCCCGGCCCGCGCCGGGACAGAACCGGTCGAGGTTGACGCCGGGGTGGACGACGGCGACCTTGCCGGGGGCGGCGGCGTAGTGGCGTACCAGCTCGTCGGCCTCCTCCTCGGTGTTGGCGATCAGCCGGTCGGCGGCGGCCACCACCTGGGTCTCGCCGATGACGCGGGCCACCGGCTCGGGGGCGTCGTTCTCGGCGAGCGCGGCGTTCTTGACCTTGGCCATGGTGTGCATGGCGTGGACCAGCGGTACGCCCCAGCGCTCGGCGGCCAGCCAGCCGACGTGGCCGGACAGCCAGTAGTGCGAGTGGACCAGGTCGTAGTGCCCGGGGCGCTGCCCGGCCCAGGCCCGCATCAGGCCGTGGGTGAAGGCGCACAGCTGGGCCGGCAGCTCCTCCTTGGCCAGGCCCTCGTACGGCCCGGCGTCCACGTGCCGCACCAGGACGCCGGGCGTCAGCTCGACGCACGGCCGGCGGGCGCCGGTGGTGGACCGGGTGAAGATCTCGACCTCGATGTCGCGCTCGGCCAGCCGCTTGGCCAGCTCCACGATGTACACGTTCATACCGCCGGCGTCGCCGGTGCCCGGC from Streptomyces sp. NBC_01198 includes these protein-coding regions:
- a CDS encoding YbjN domain-containing protein; the encoded protein is MAEHAGPAGAQESDPAAAAGRVVEQVLRESELPCESPRPGTYVTQLPGTRKLSTTCQLIVGRHTLSLNAFVVRRPDENHEAFYRWLLERNLRLYGVAYGIDHLGDVYLSGRLPLAAVTPEEVDRLLGAVVENADGSFNALLELGFASSIRREYAWRVSRGESTRNLDAFTHLISEDD
- the mshA gene encoding D-inositol-3-phosphate glycosyltransferase, with the protein product MTQYTSRFGGLREAAGAAAAAYRPHRRRRGRRVRRVAMLSVHTSPLHQPGTGDAGGMNVYIVELAKRLAERDIEVEIFTRSTTGARRPCVELTPGVLVRHVDAGPYEGLAKEELPAQLCAFTHGLMRAWAGQRPGHYDLVHSHYWLSGHVGWLAAERWGVPLVHAMHTMAKVKNAALAENDAPEPVARVIGETQVVAAADRLIANTEEEADELVRHYAAAPGKVAVVHPGVNLDRFCPGAGRAAARAGLGLPQDALIPLFAGRIQPLKAPDVLLRAVALLLEEDPALRDRLVVPIVGGPSGTGLAKPEALHKLAARLGVSDVVRFQPPVDQERLAEWYRAATVLVTPSYSESFGLVAIEAQACGTPVVAAAVGGLPVAVCDGRTGFLVPGHDPRDYARVLRRFVDHPQLGAALGDAAAVHARAFGWDASAADTAEVYAAAQFEHRRRLRSAHG
- a CDS encoding MDR family MFS transporter, with the protein product MAAISRAVRETTGGLPRQFWWLWTSTLVNRLGGFVVTFLALYLTVQRGYSAAYAGLVAALFGLGGAAGAVLGGVLADRVGRRATLLVAQIGAAVTTAVLGFVTGPVAIAAVATLVGLTGNASRPALSAMIADLVPAADRVRAFSLNYWAINIGFGVSAAAAGFIAAEGYLWLFLGDAFTTVLCALVVYVKAPETKPAEVVHQQVGGPALKAAAGRERTGITLLDVMRDRRFMALAGLTFLFATVMQQATSTLAVDMGQHGLSARQFGLVAAVNGVVIVVLQMPVTRALRSRSSGALLAAGSLVLAWGIGLTVFATSVAVYAVTVVIWTLGEIVHAPASMSVVADLAPAHARGRYQGMFTLAWSAAAFAGPLAGGLTLQYLGRDTVWLGCAGLGTVAAAGYYLLLRPRTALPRPSVVVDVARDLPVG
- a CDS encoding phosphoglyceromutase, with translation MAAAAYKLILLRHGESEWNAKNLFTGWVDVNLNDKGEKEAVRGGELLKDAGLLPDVVHTSLQKRAIRTAQLALEAADRHWIPVHRTWRLNERHYGALQGKDKAQTLAEFGEEQFMLWRRSYDTPPPPLPDGAEFSQSDDPRYATIPPELRPRTECLKDVVVRMLPYWYDGIVPDLLTGRTVLVAAHGNSLRALVKHLDGISDADIASLNIPTGIPLAYDLDPAFRPLTPGGTYLDPDAAAAAIEAVKNQGKK